The Aeromicrobium senzhongii genome includes a window with the following:
- a CDS encoding Nif3-like dinuclear metal center hexameric protein — MPALRDVIAVLDGLYDPRWADDWDAVGTVAGDPDAEVTSILFAVDPVQAVVDEAVERGAQLVVTHHPLHLKGVTSVAATTPKGRVVHTLISHGIGLHTCHTNADSAPRGVSESMGLALGLTDLRPLETDLESPLDKWVVYVPRDDADRVVAAMHDAGAGRMGDYDHAQYRSDGRGSFRPLAGAEPAIGSVGDVEWVDETRIEVVAEARIRESVRAAMLHAHPYEEVAYDLWPLAARPSDRGSGRIGRLVEPMTLSAFAEHVRSALPSHAGATRIAGDLDRTVETVALCGGSGDFLLGTADAAGADVYVTSDLRHHPVSEHLERPGACAVVDVPHWAAEWTWLPTVAAAVREALGDTVKTHVSTIVTDPWSRTLS; from the coding sequence ATGCCTGCGCTGCGTGACGTGATCGCCGTCCTGGACGGCCTCTACGACCCCCGATGGGCCGACGACTGGGATGCCGTCGGCACGGTCGCCGGTGACCCCGACGCCGAGGTCACCTCGATCCTGTTCGCTGTCGACCCCGTGCAGGCCGTCGTGGACGAGGCCGTCGAGCGCGGTGCCCAACTCGTGGTGACGCACCACCCGCTCCACCTCAAGGGCGTCACGTCCGTCGCGGCGACGACACCGAAGGGCCGCGTCGTGCACACCTTGATCTCGCACGGCATCGGTCTGCACACCTGCCACACGAACGCCGACTCCGCCCCGCGCGGCGTCAGCGAGTCGATGGGCCTCGCCCTGGGCCTGACCGACCTGCGCCCGCTCGAGACCGATCTCGAGTCACCGTTGGACAAGTGGGTCGTCTACGTCCCGCGCGACGACGCCGACCGGGTGGTCGCCGCGATGCACGACGCCGGCGCGGGCCGGATGGGCGACTACGACCACGCCCAGTACCGCAGCGACGGGCGCGGCTCCTTCCGCCCGCTCGCCGGCGCCGAGCCGGCGATCGGGTCCGTCGGCGACGTCGAGTGGGTCGACGAGACGCGCATCGAGGTCGTCGCCGAAGCTCGGATCCGCGAGAGCGTGCGCGCGGCGATGCTGCACGCCCACCCCTACGAGGAGGTGGCGTACGACCTGTGGCCGCTCGCCGCCCGGCCCAGCGACCGCGGGTCGGGACGCATCGGTCGTCTCGTCGAGCCCATGACCCTGAGCGCGTTCGCGGAGCACGTCCGATCGGCGCTGCCGTCGCACGCCGGCGCCACCCGCATCGCCGGCGACCTCGACCGGACCGTCGAGACCGTCGCGCTGTGCGGGGGATCGGGCGACTTCCTGCTGGGCACCGCCGACGCTGCCGGAGCCGATGTCTACGTCACCTCCGACCTGCGCCACCATCCGGTCAGCGAGCACCTCGAGCGGCCGGGCGCCTGCGCCGTCGTCGACGTGCCGCACTGGGCCGCCGAGTGGACCTGGCTGCCGACCGTGGCGGCGGCGGTCCGTGAGGCCTTGGGCGATACGGTGAAGACCCACGTCTCCACGATCGTCACCGATCCGTGGAGCCGGACGCTGTCGTGA
- a CDS encoding peroxiredoxin, whose amino-acid sequence MTGSLVEVGAEAPDFTLKNQHGQDVSLSGLRGRNVVVVFYPFAFSGICTGELCEIRDNLAVFNDADAEVLAISCDPMFSLRAWADQDGYEFSMLSDFWPHGEVAKAYGIFQEGPGAAARGTYVIDREGIVRWKVENGLGEARDLAAYREALESLP is encoded by the coding sequence ATGACCGGATCCCTGGTCGAGGTCGGCGCCGAGGCGCCGGACTTCACTCTCAAGAACCAGCACGGCCAGGACGTCTCGCTCTCGGGTCTGCGCGGGCGCAACGTGGTCGTCGTCTTCTACCCGTTCGCCTTCAGCGGCATCTGCACCGGCGAGCTGTGCGAGATCCGCGACAACCTGGCGGTCTTCAACGACGCCGACGCCGAGGTCCTGGCGATCTCGTGCGATCCGATGTTCTCGCTGCGCGCCTGGGCCGACCAGGACGGCTACGAGTTCAGCATGCTGAGCGACTTCTGGCCCCACGGCGAGGTCGCCAAGGCGTACGGGATCTTCCAGGAGGGCCCCGGCGCGGCGGCACGCGGAACCTACGTGATCGACCGCGAGGGCATCGTGCGCTGGAAGGTCGAGAACGGTCTGGGTGAAGCGCGCGACCTCGCGGCGTACCGTGAGGCACTTGAGTCACTTCCCTGA
- a CDS encoding bifunctional RNase H/acid phosphatase has protein sequence MGWTAEADGGSRGNPGPASYGAALLRDGVLVADRGETIGRATNNVAEYRGLIAALELAREHAPGEPLEMRMDSKLVIEQMAGRWKIKHPDMKPLAMRAQEIVRDLGPVTWTWVPRAQNARADALANAALDAEKAGRPGLVSSFVSTGPVQLADEPPEPPSLFTEPRADAPVQAQGKNPLLGWRGSMHGDPTTVILLRHGVTAHTQRKLFSGSGGEDPPLVDEGVQQARRAADWIADHGGADAIVASPLLRTRQTAAAVAERLRLPVGIEEGFAEAGFGEWDGSSFAEIMKRWPAELDAWLSSTAVPPPGGESFDAVARRVEAARDRLLQTHGGRTVVVVSHVTPIKLMVRLALGADMNVIHRMELSPASITTIAWWPDGTPSLRNFSVAP, from the coding sequence ATGGGCTGGACCGCCGAGGCTGACGGAGGATCTCGCGGCAACCCCGGTCCTGCCTCGTACGGCGCCGCGCTGTTGCGCGACGGCGTGCTGGTGGCCGACCGCGGCGAGACGATCGGGCGTGCCACGAACAACGTCGCCGAGTACCGCGGCCTGATCGCCGCCCTCGAGTTGGCCCGTGAGCATGCCCCGGGCGAGCCGCTCGAGATGCGCATGGACTCCAAGCTGGTCATCGAGCAGATGGCCGGTCGCTGGAAGATCAAGCACCCGGACATGAAGCCGCTGGCGATGCGGGCCCAGGAGATCGTGCGCGATCTCGGGCCGGTCACCTGGACCTGGGTGCCGCGCGCCCAGAACGCCCGGGCCGACGCCTTGGCCAATGCCGCGCTCGACGCCGAGAAGGCCGGCCGCCCAGGTCTGGTCTCCTCGTTCGTCTCGACCGGTCCGGTGCAGCTGGCCGACGAGCCGCCGGAGCCGCCGTCCCTGTTCACCGAGCCGCGCGCCGACGCGCCGGTGCAGGCGCAGGGCAAGAACCCCCTGCTGGGCTGGCGTGGCTCGATGCACGGCGACCCGACCACCGTCATCCTGCTGCGGCACGGCGTGACGGCCCACACCCAGCGCAAGCTGTTCAGCGGCTCGGGCGGCGAGGACCCGCCCCTGGTGGACGAGGGGGTCCAGCAGGCGCGTCGTGCCGCCGACTGGATCGCCGACCACGGGGGCGCCGACGCGATCGTCGCCTCGCCTCTGCTGCGCACGCGTCAGACGGCGGCCGCGGTCGCCGAGCGGCTGCGGCTGCCCGTCGGGATCGAGGAGGGCTTCGCCGAGGCCGGCTTCGGCGAGTGGGACGGCTCCTCGTTCGCCGAGATCATGAAGCGCTGGCCCGCCGAGCTCGACGCGTGGCTGTCGTCGACGGCCGTCCCGCCGCCCGGTGGCGAGTCGTTCGACGCCGTGGCCCGACGCGTCGAGGCCGCCCGCGACCGGCTGCTGCAGACCCACGGGGGTCGCACGGTGGTCGTGGTCAGCCACGTGACGCCGATCAAGTTGATGGTGCGGCTGGCGCTCGGGGCCGACATGAACGTCATCCACCGCATGGAGCTGTCGCCGGCCTCAATCACGACGATCGCGTGGTGGCCCGACGGGACGCCGAGCCTGCGGAACTTCTCCGTCGCTCCCTGA
- a CDS encoding DUF3052 domain-containing protein, which translates to MDAAKLGFEPDSVIQELGWDEDVDDELRSAVESHTGSELVDGDVGEVVDGVILWWREDDGDLTDALVDATQDVAEGGSVWLLTPKVGLDGHVSGADIGEAAPIAGLSITTTSAVGPNWVATKLSTHKR; encoded by the coding sequence GTGGACGCGGCGAAGCTGGGCTTCGAACCTGACTCCGTCATCCAGGAGCTCGGCTGGGACGAGGACGTCGACGACGAGCTTCGCTCGGCGGTCGAGTCACACACCGGAAGCGAACTGGTCGACGGTGACGTCGGCGAGGTCGTCGACGGAGTGATCCTGTGGTGGCGTGAGGACGATGGTGACCTGACCGATGCGCTGGTCGACGCGACGCAGGACGTCGCGGAGGGCGGCTCCGTGTGGCTCTTGACCCCGAAGGTCGGGCTGGACGGTCACGTCTCCGGCGCCGACATCGGCGAGGCTGCCCCGATCGCGGGCCTCTCGATCACGACCACGTCGGCCGTGGGCCCGAACTGGGTCGCCACCAAGCTGTCCACGCACAAGCGGTGA
- a CDS encoding NAD(P)-dependent oxidoreductase, giving the protein MKITIIGGSQGTGAELARLASAAGHEVTVLSRSGSAPAGARSITGSATDPASAAAAVTGADAVVVTVGGAKGVRHQRAAVTAEIVTAMEQAGVRRLVVQSSLGAGDSARQLPGVLRWITPLLLASPLADHNAQEAAVMSSGLDWTIVRPTGLTRKPSTGAWTALEVGQPGTLRGTITRADLAAYLLQVVQDPSTIGAAIGISNS; this is encoded by the coding sequence ATGAAGATCACCATCATCGGCGGTTCGCAGGGCACAGGTGCCGAGCTGGCCCGGCTCGCCTCGGCAGCAGGTCACGAGGTGACCGTCCTGTCACGCAGCGGTTCAGCGCCCGCCGGCGCCCGATCGATCACCGGCAGCGCCACTGATCCGGCCAGCGCCGCTGCTGCGGTGACCGGCGCCGACGCCGTCGTCGTCACCGTCGGTGGTGCCAAGGGGGTTCGCCACCAACGAGCGGCTGTCACCGCCGAGATCGTCACCGCGATGGAGCAGGCCGGAGTACGGCGCCTGGTGGTCCAGTCGTCGCTCGGCGCCGGCGATTCCGCCCGCCAACTGCCCGGCGTGCTGCGCTGGATCACCCCGCTCCTGCTCGCCAGCCCCCTGGCTGACCACAACGCCCAGGAGGCGGCCGTCATGAGCTCGGGCCTGGACTGGACGATCGTGCGGCCGACCGGCCTCACCCGCAAGCCCTCCACCGGCGCATGGACCGCTCTCGAGGTCGGCCAGCCGGGAACCCTGCGCGGCACGATCACGCGCGCCGATCTGGCGGCCTATCTGCTCCAGGTCGTGCAGGACCCGTCGACCATCGGTGCCGCCATCGGGATCAGCAACAGCTGA
- a CDS encoding RecQ family ATP-dependent DNA helicase: MTSIATATADAALERLRALTGRPDAQFHEGQLEAISALVDEQRRALVVQRTGWGKSAVYFVATALLRARGAGPTVLVSPLLALMRDQVAAAERAGVRAAAINSATVEEWDDIEARLAADTIDVLLVSPERLNNPTFRERQLPRLLEQMGLLVVDEAHCISDWGHDFRPDYRRLAHVIESLGPHVPVLATTATANARVVADVAEQLGGDVLTLRGSLARDSLRLGCLTLPTAKQRLGWLVAHLGDLDGSGIIYALTVSAAEDTARLLREAGFEVRAYTGRTDPSEREELEQALKENRVKALVATSALGMGFDKPDLGFVIHLGAPSSPVAYYQQVGRAGRATERADVLLLPGPEDRDIWRYFATASMPDPERAARVIDQLGSEPISTPALEALVDVKRTQLELLLKVLDVDGAVRKVRGGWVATGQPWTYDAERYERIAAAREHEQQAMLTYERGETCRMQLLQQDLDDPSAAPCGRCDVCAAPFYPTDVPEATVGRAAEALDRVGVPIEPRGQWPTGADRRGVDVKGRIAPDERAETGRVVARLTDLGWGGTLRELFAAGAPDREIPEPLVGAVVRALRDWPWDQRPVAVVAMPSVTRPTLVRSTAETISRLGRMPLLGTLDLDPHIPRAETGGNSAFRLASVWGRFSVGPELAAALAGLNGPVLLVDDLVDSRWTITVAARELRRAGAPGVLPFALASVG, translated from the coding sequence ATGACGTCGATCGCCACCGCCACCGCCGATGCCGCCCTCGAACGACTCCGTGCGCTGACCGGGCGACCCGACGCGCAGTTCCACGAGGGCCAGCTCGAGGCGATCTCGGCCCTGGTCGACGAGCAGCGCCGCGCGCTGGTCGTCCAGCGCACCGGCTGGGGCAAGTCGGCGGTGTACTTCGTGGCCACCGCTCTGCTGCGCGCCCGCGGTGCCGGACCGACGGTCCTGGTCTCCCCGTTGCTGGCGCTGATGCGCGACCAGGTCGCCGCCGCCGAGCGGGCGGGGGTGCGGGCCGCCGCGATCAACTCGGCCACGGTCGAGGAGTGGGACGACATCGAGGCGCGGTTGGCGGCCGACACGATCGACGTGCTGCTGGTCTCGCCCGAGCGGCTGAACAACCCGACGTTCCGCGAGCGGCAACTGCCGCGATTGCTCGAGCAGATGGGCCTGCTCGTCGTCGACGAGGCGCACTGCATCTCCGACTGGGGCCACGACTTCCGGCCCGACTACCGTCGGCTGGCCCACGTCATCGAGTCGCTGGGGCCGCACGTGCCGGTCCTGGCGACCACCGCCACGGCCAACGCCCGCGTCGTGGCCGACGTGGCCGAGCAGCTCGGCGGCGACGTCCTGACCCTGCGCGGCTCGCTGGCACGTGACTCGCTGCGGCTGGGCTGCCTGACGCTGCCCACCGCCAAGCAGCGGCTGGGCTGGCTCGTGGCCCATCTGGGCGACCTCGACGGCAGCGGGATCATCTACGCACTCACCGTCTCGGCGGCCGAGGACACCGCCCGGCTGCTGCGCGAGGCGGGCTTCGAGGTGCGGGCGTACACCGGCCGCACGGACCCCTCCGAGCGCGAGGAGCTGGAGCAGGCGCTGAAGGAGAACCGGGTCAAGGCGCTCGTCGCCACGAGCGCCCTGGGGATGGGCTTCGACAAGCCCGACCTGGGGTTCGTGATCCACCTCGGCGCGCCCTCGTCGCCCGTGGCCTATTACCAACAGGTGGGCCGTGCCGGCCGCGCCACCGAGCGCGCCGACGTGCTGCTGCTGCCCGGGCCGGAGGACCGCGACATCTGGCGGTACTTCGCCACGGCGTCGATGCCCGATCCCGAGCGCGCGGCTCGCGTCATCGACCAGCTGGGCTCCGAGCCGATCTCCACCCCGGCCCTCGAGGCGCTCGTCGACGTCAAGCGAACCCAGTTGGAGTTGCTGCTCAAGGTGCTCGACGTCGACGGCGCCGTCCGCAAGGTGCGCGGGGGATGGGTCGCCACCGGCCAGCCCTGGACGTACGACGCCGAGCGGTACGAGCGCATCGCGGCGGCCCGTGAGCACGAACAGCAGGCGATGCTGACGTACGAGCGGGGCGAGACGTGCCGGATGCAGCTGCTGCAGCAGGACCTCGACGACCCCTCGGCCGCGCCCTGCGGTCGGTGCGACGTCTGCGCGGCGCCGTTCTATCCGACGGACGTCCCCGAGGCCACCGTCGGCCGGGCCGCCGAGGCGCTCGACCGGGTCGGCGTGCCGATCGAGCCCCGCGGTCAGTGGCCCACCGGTGCCGACCGGCGCGGGGTCGACGTCAAGGGCCGGATCGCGCCGGACGAGCGCGCCGAGACCGGGCGCGTGGTCGCCCGACTGACCGACTTGGGCTGGGGCGGCACGCTGCGTGAGCTGTTCGCCGCGGGCGCTCCCGACCGCGAGATCCCCGAGCCGTTGGTCGGCGCCGTCGTGCGCGCGCTGCGGGACTGGCCGTGGGACCAGCGACCCGTCGCGGTCGTGGCGATGCCCTCGGTCACGCGACCGACCCTGGTGCGCTCCACGGCCGAGACGATCTCGCGACTGGGCCGGATGCCGCTGCTCGGCACGCTCGACCTCGACCCGCACATCCCGCGCGCCGAGACCGGCGGCAACAGCGCCTTCCGTCTCGCCTCGGTGTGGGGACGGTTCTCGGTCGGTCCCGAGCTGGCTGCCGCGTTGGCTGGTCTGAACGGGCCGGTTCTGCTGGTCGACGACCTGGTCGACAGCCGGTGGACGATCACCGTCGCGGCCCGCGAGCTGCGACGAGCCGGCGCGCCCGGCGTCCTGCCCTTCGCGCTGGCCAGTGTCGGCTGA
- a CDS encoding zinc ribbon domain-containing protein, translating to MKAEPVAQQALLDLQGKDSALAQLTHRRKSLPEHAEIAAADGRIRELDARRIEVQTRVSDLARAAAKADTEVELVKTRRTRDEDRLSSGAITNPKDLSSLQSELEALARRIATLEDEELEVMEQLEAAQAELAEAEAALAQENAAREVLVAARDEKVATFDAEAAQLVAARKLVLPRVPADLLALYEKVAGSHSGLGAAELRARRCTGCHIEINGADLRELAAEPADTVLRCPECSRILVRTPESGV from the coding sequence GTGAAGGCTGAACCGGTCGCCCAGCAGGCACTGTTGGACCTGCAGGGGAAGGACTCGGCGCTGGCGCAGTTGACCCACCGTCGCAAGTCCCTGCCCGAGCACGCCGAGATCGCCGCGGCCGACGGCCGGATCCGCGAGCTCGACGCCCGCCGCATCGAGGTCCAGACCCGCGTGTCGGACCTTGCTCGCGCCGCGGCGAAGGCCGATACCGAGGTCGAGCTGGTCAAGACCCGTCGCACGCGCGACGAGGACCGGCTCTCGTCCGGCGCCATCACGAACCCCAAGGACCTGTCCAGCCTCCAGAGCGAGCTCGAGGCCCTCGCGCGGCGCATCGCCACGCTCGAGGACGAGGAACTCGAGGTCATGGAGCAGCTCGAGGCCGCCCAGGCCGAGTTGGCCGAGGCCGAGGCCGCGCTCGCACAGGAGAACGCCGCCCGTGAGGTCCTCGTTGCCGCGCGCGACGAGAAGGTCGCCACGTTCGACGCCGAGGCCGCTCAGCTCGTCGCGGCGCGCAAGCTCGTGCTGCCGCGGGTGCCCGCCGACCTGCTGGCGCTCTACGAGAAGGTCGCGGGGAGCCACAGCGGGCTGGGTGCGGCCGAGCTGCGCGCGCGCCGCTGCACCGGCTGCCACATCGAGATCAATGGGGCCGATCTGCGCGAGCTCGCCGCCGAGCCCGCCGACACGGTCCTGCGGTGCCCGGAGTGCAGCCGCATCCTGGTGCGCACGCCCGAGTCCGGCGTCTGA
- a CDS encoding M23 family metallopeptidase — protein MSSRDSGRWRRAVSGLFPVWAWGFLAAVVSGLLPSVPYAVAGPFTLLFFALALVRPPHQDDRDPVHVASPVRGRWTVVHSPASAVPSHGVRAYGQSHAVDIIHPRPEGTAPTYPLLGGFERPDRFSSFGEPILAVADGTVVRVLDGRRDHLSRTSWLAFAYMMVIDGFRDLGGPGAVIGNHVVVDHGDGVHSLYAHVRRGTVAVAVGDRVAAGDLVGQVGNSGNSSEPHLHFQLMDRPQPLRAAGLPVRFHDLDQPVGAVDRGWDKKPPPTDIEPGLPANFQVFEA, from the coding sequence ATGTCGAGCCGCGACTCCGGCCGGTGGCGCCGAGCGGTCAGCGGTCTGTTCCCGGTCTGGGCCTGGGGGTTCCTGGCGGCGGTGGTGTCGGGGTTGCTGCCGTCGGTGCCCTACGCCGTCGCGGGACCGTTCACCCTGCTGTTCTTCGCGTTGGCCCTCGTGCGGCCGCCCCATCAGGACGATCGCGACCCGGTGCACGTCGCCAGTCCGGTGCGAGGCCGGTGGACCGTCGTGCACAGCCCCGCGAGTGCCGTGCCCAGCCATGGTGTCCGGGCCTACGGCCAGTCGCACGCCGTGGACATCATCCATCCGCGGCCCGAGGGGACCGCGCCGACGTATCCACTGCTCGGCGGCTTCGAGCGTCCCGACCGGTTCAGCTCGTTCGGTGAGCCGATCTTGGCCGTCGCCGACGGCACGGTCGTCCGGGTGCTGGACGGTCGACGTGACCACCTCTCGCGCACCTCGTGGCTCGCGTTCGCGTACATGATGGTGATCGACGGCTTCCGTGACCTCGGTGGTCCGGGTGCTGTCATCGGCAACCACGTGGTGGTCGATCACGGCGACGGCGTGCACTCGCTCTATGCCCACGTCCGCCGGGGGACCGTGGCCGTCGCGGTGGGGGACCGGGTGGCCGCCGGCGACCTCGTCGGTCAGGTGGGCAACTCCGGCAACAGCTCGGAGCCGCACCTGCACTTCCAGCTCATGGATCGGCCGCAGCCGCTGCGCGCGGCCGGGCTCCCGGTGCGGTTCCACGACCTGGACCAGCCGGTGGGCGCGGTCGACCGTGGGTGGGACAAGAAGCCGCCGCCCACCGACATCGAGCCGGGCCTGCCGGCCAACTTCCAGGTCTTCGAGGCCTGA
- a CDS encoding TfoX/Sxy family protein, which produces MSPQEVLVRRIRRALAGRRAREVSMFGGLSFMVDGALAVSAGGDGGLLVRIDPGRRDELTARPGARPAAMRNGREMGERWLQVDPIGLGEDADLRFWIDVGLAARPG; this is translated from the coding sequence ATGTCGCCGCAGGAGGTGCTCGTGCGCCGCATCCGTCGCGCGCTCGCCGGCCGGCGGGCTCGCGAGGTCTCGATGTTCGGCGGCCTGTCCTTCATGGTCGACGGCGCGCTCGCGGTCTCGGCCGGTGGCGACGGGGGTCTGCTGGTGCGCATCGATCCGGGCCGCCGGGACGAGCTGACGGCGCGACCGGGTGCGCGCCCCGCCGCGATGAGGAACGGTCGTGAGATGGGGGAGAGGTGGTTGCAGGTCGACCCCATCGGCCTCGGCGAGGACGCCGATCTGCGGTTCTGGATCGACGTCGGGCTGGCCGCGCGACCCGGCTGA